A window of the Cannabis sativa cultivar Pink pepper isolate KNU-18-1 chromosome X, ASM2916894v1, whole genome shotgun sequence genome harbors these coding sequences:
- the LOC115697627 gene encoding uncharacterized protein LOC115697627 gives MVVLYFIQCFLLSNNPNKEVSRFDLDVVDSGRWDEYCWGRESFELTIDSFKGRIQHGIIMKNRKAEKGGQYDGWYRALGCPWVFTVWFYECCPAMVNSFCKRVSSSIPRILNWSNTIVTKNPTLRDLKGKIFDLPLDKLKIKNMRPTDEERQQLQLDGLFLDESIDDRGVAKQSFEGGSSSKKSDSADIDWMKSKLEMVISNQSSLAEDFISLRCFVDFNFKSVMTVIKDIQEKVNAIHRRPSDEVFIHILLFRFFHIFFKSFFTVLFKFHLCWLIQGKSSDELVTQDSDDDADDNDDDDDAEDDEKQLPDPENIDSDSDDGGELVKVGGDADDADKVVTAVPVADVNPSEAVGGSDKNVKDVEKPKGDESRLKGDDFFDGLSQFEIDDDQVVLAGLEAVGKIHVSLFLIVFKKTRFFFGCSIVSSLFCNCFNAFFLF, from the exons ATGGTTGTTTTGTATTTCATtcagtgttttcttcttagcaatAATCCTAACAAAGAAGTGTCTAGGTTTGATCTAGATGTAGTGGATAGCGGTCGGTGGGACgagtattgttggggtagggaATCATTTGAATTGACAATTGACTCATTCAAAGGTAGGATCCAGCATGGGatcattatgaaaaataggAAGGCAGAGAAGGGAGGCCAATATGATGGCTGGTATAGGGCATTGGGATGTCCTTGGGTTTTCACGGTTTGGTTTTATGAATGCTGTCCTGCAATGGTGAACTCTTTCTGTAAGAGAGTTTCATCTTCTATTCCAAGGATTCTGAACTGGAGCAACACCAtcgtcaccaaaaatccaactcTTCGAGACTTGAAGGGCAAGATTTTTGATTTACCTTTGGACAAG TTGAAGATAAAAAACATGCGTCCTACTGATGAAGAGAGGCAGCAGCTTCAACTTGACGGTTTATTTCTCGATGAATCTATTGATGACCGTGGTGTAGCGAAGCAATCCTTTGAGGGTGGGTCATCTTCAAAGAAGTCTGATTCAGCAGATATTGATTGGATGAAATCTAAGTTGGAGATGGTCATTTCGAATCAATCATCATTGGCCGAGGACTTCATTTCAttgaggtgttttgttgattttaatttcaagtccgtaatgactgtaattaaggatatCCAGGAGAAGGTTAATGCCATTCATCGCCGTCCTTCTGATGAggtatttattcatattttattgtttaggtttttccatattttttttaaaagtttctttactgttttatttaagtttcatttatgttggttgatacagggaaagtcatcggatgaattagtaactcaagattctgatgatgatgctgatgataatgatgatgatgatgatgccgaggatgatgagaagcaattgcctgatccagaaaatattgattccgactccgacgatggtggtgagttggttaaagttggTGGGGATGCTGATGATGCTGACAAGGTTGTTACTGCTGTTCCCGTTGCTGATGTGAATCCATCTGAGGCTGTTGGAGGGAGTGATAAAAATGTTAAGGATGTTGAGAAGCCGAAGGGCGATGAGTCTCGATTGAAGGGGGACGATTTCTTTGATGGGTTGAGCCAGTTTGAAATAGATGATGATCAAGTTGTGTTGGCTGGCTTGGAGGCTGTTGGTAAAATCCATgtaagtttatttttaattgttttcaagaaaactaggtttttttTTGGTTGCTCAATAGTTTCTAGTCTGTTTTGCAACTGTTTTAAtgcattctttcttttttag
- the LOC133032268 gene encoding uncharacterized protein LOC133032268, giving the protein MKAWRSKEHAQEELRGKANESYGVLAGFLHMLQKTNPGTIVHMETEDDNSFKYHCKNNRYSTMTSNIAESLNAANLAARELPITTLMESLRALIQQWTYTNRKKAQKTTTFLTPTAEKKLVDNFVDSLTENVKPINETMFEVVELTRSWVINLKEKTCSCNRFQLDELPCAHALAVDL; this is encoded by the exons atgaaagcatggagaagcaaagagCACGCGCAAGAAGAATTACGAGGAAAAGCCAACGAATCATACGGAGTTCTTGCTGGTTTTTTGCACATGTTGCAAAAAACTAATCCCGGAACAATAGTGCACATGGAAACAGAGGATGACAACAgcttcaa ataccactgcaaaaacaacaggtattcaactatgacttcaaacattgctgaatctctaaatgcagcaaacttggcagctagagagctaccaatcacaacactgatggagtcattgagagcattgattcaacaatggacatacacaaacaggaaaaaagcacagaaaacaacaacatttttaacacctacagcagagaagaaattagtcgacaactttgtggactcattgacagaaaat GTAAAACCAATAAACGAGACCATGTTCGAAGTCGTTGAACTAACCAGATCATGGGTCATCAACCTCAAGGAGAAAACATGCAGTTGCAACAGATTCCAACTTGATGAGTTGCCGTgtgctcatgcgcttgct GTTGATCTATGA
- the LOC115712856 gene encoding transcription factor bHLH74, which yields MSGQENEDVGFQHRSHFLNCPSSGMSTNALPEKVSGIPMSSLTMFKPSNGQEHFFPSGWDPLVSLSQSENFGGSSVISHGEFCNPSYPVALENQGMSSNSQLVQYPSDSSFVEMVPKLSCFDNAGFSEMVGSFGLPQCAEIASNTNGCPQNYTLNKEKGSERTSRIGTQSQDGCQISDGAIGSSPTGKRRKRVPDLCFPLSPEKNAEGEQQMDLSGDNSNVRKEPDEKKLKTEEFTSGNMRSKPAAAAGKQAKESSNSGDTQKDNYIHVRARRGQATNSHSLAERVRREKISERMRLLQELVPGCNKITGKAVMLDEIINYVQSLQQQVEFLSMKLATVNPELNIDIERLLSKDASQILNSRGSNAAIFGLGPGMGSSSQHYPHGIFQANLPSMPSSAQQFASLPQAVLDNELQGLFHMGYDSTASIDNLGPNGRLKPEL from the exons ATGAGCGGTCAGGAGAACGAGGATGTGGGGTTTCAACATAGAAGTCACTTTCTTAATTGTCCATCTTCAGGGATGAGCACAAACGCCCTTCCTGAAAAGGTTTCAGGAATACCAATGAGCTCCCTGACTATGTTTAAACCTTCCAATGGACAAGAACATTTCTTTCCTTCTGGTTGGGATCCACTTGTTTCATTGAGTCAGAGTGAGAATTTTGGAGGTTCTTCAGTGATTTCTCATGGGGAATTTTGCAATCCCTCATACCCTGTTGCGTTGGAAAATCAGGGGATGAGTAGCAACTCCCAGCTAGTTCAATATCCATCCGATTCGAGTTTCGTTGAGATGGTGCCAAAGCTTTCGTGCTTTGACAATGCGGGGTTCTCAGAAATGGTTGGTTCTTTTGGCTTGCCTCAGTGTGCTGAGATTGCTAGTAATACTAATGGGTGTCCTCAAAATTACACACTAAACAAAGAGAAAGGCAGTGAGAGGACATCAAGAATTGGGACACAATCTCAAGATGGTTGCCAGATTTCAGATGGTGCCATAGGATCCTCACCTACTGGAAAAAGAAGAAAACGTGTTCCCGATTTATGCTTTCCCCTCAGTCCGGAGAAG AATGCTGAAGGGGAACAACAAATGGATCTGTCTGGAGATAATTCCAATGTTCGAAAGGAGCCGGATGAGAAGAAACTGAAAACTGAAGAATTTACTAGCGGAAATATGCGTAGTAAGCCAGCAGCAGCAGCAGGTAAACAAGCTAAGGAGAGTTCTAACAGTGGAGATACTCAAAAGGATAATTACATTCATGTGAGAGCCCGGAGGGGTCAGGCTACCAATAGTCATAGCCTTGCAGAAAGG GTGAGAAGAGAAAAAATTAGTGAGCGGATGAGATTGCTTCAAGAACTTGTTCCAGGATGCAATAAG ATTACGGGAAAGGCGGTAATgcttgatgagatcatcaactATGTACAGTCGCTGCAGCAGCAGGTCGAG TTTTTGTCAATGAAACTAGCGACTGTGAATCCAGAACTGAACATTGATATAGAGCGGCTTCTATCCAAAGATGCAAGCCAG ATTCTCAACTCGCGAGGCAGCAACGCAGCTATTTTTGGACTAGGCCCCGGAATGGGCTCTTCTTCTCAACATTATCCGCATGGAATCTTTCAGGCAAACCTTCCAAGTATGCCGAGTTCAGCTCAGCAATTTGCTTCTTTGCCTCAG GCAGTTCTAGATAATGAACTTCAAGGTCTTTTCCATATGGGATATGATTCTACTGCTTCTATTGACAATTTGGGACCAAATG GGCGCTTGAAACCAGAGCTATAG